The following proteins are co-located in the Actinomycetota bacterium genome:
- a CDS encoding HAMP domain-containing histidine kinase, with protein sequence MEKNAARKTAAFGQIVGRRLRLPLVSALCAVCFFLLYWFHFLRRSDIVFTHFFYVPIVLGAMWWDWRGYAVALILTLALVVTHLLGGVEEALWPDLARSASFLTVGAAVAALSRRQRRLRGEIAAHARDLEEAVERRTRQLHEKNRELEAYAHTISHDLTAPLVVIQGYVELLQEKGHESLGEEGMAYLQSIEKAAERMRRMTRSLLDYARAGTAGGEETADAGEVLGEVLAERSLDLERGGVKVEVAGDLPRVRTNPDRLQQVFANLLDNALKYGGDNPHPRIAVGWRPEGGMACFSFHDNGVGIDEGDLEEVFQPFRRLSNRGEPGLGIGLSTVKRLVEGWGGRVWADSSPGEGSTFYFTVPLCDAVDGGEE encoded by the coding sequence TTGGAAAAGAACGCCGCCCGCAAGACGGCCGCTTTCGGGCAGATCGTTGGAAGAAGGCTGCGCCTCCCGCTTGTGTCTGCCCTGTGCGCCGTATGCTTTTTCCTCCTCTACTGGTTCCATTTCCTGCGGCGCAGCGATATCGTGTTCACCCATTTTTTCTACGTTCCCATCGTGCTCGGCGCCATGTGGTGGGACTGGAGGGGATACGCCGTCGCCCTCATCCTCACGCTGGCCCTGGTGGTGACCCACCTTCTCGGCGGGGTGGAGGAAGCCCTGTGGCCGGACCTGGCACGCTCCGCCTCCTTCCTGACGGTGGGCGCGGCGGTGGCCGCTTTGAGCCGCCGCCAGAGAAGGCTCCGGGGCGAGATCGCCGCCCATGCCCGCGATCTGGAGGAGGCGGTGGAGCGGCGCACGAGGCAGCTGCACGAGAAGAACCGCGAGTTGGAGGCCTATGCCCACACCATCTCCCACGACCTTACGGCCCCCCTGGTGGTCATCCAGGGTTACGTGGAACTGCTGCAGGAGAAGGGCCACGAATCCCTGGGAGAGGAGGGGATGGCATACCTGCAGAGCATTGAGAAGGCGGCGGAGCGCATGCGGCGCATGACCAGATCCCTCCTGGATTACGCGCGGGCGGGGACAGCGGGCGGCGAAGAAACGGCCGATGCCGGGGAGGTGCTGGGGGAGGTTTTGGCGGAGAGGTCGCTCGACCTGGAAAGGGGAGGGGTGAAGGTGGAGGTCGCCGGGGACCTCCCGCGCGTAAGGACTAACCCCGACCGGCTGCAGCAGGTCTTCGCCAACCTCCTCGACAACGCCCTGAAATACGGAGGGGACAACCCGCATCCGCGCATCGCGGTGGGATGGCGCCCGGAGGGCGGGATGGCGTGTTTCTCCTTCCATGATAACGGGGTTGGCATCGACGAGGGGGACCTGGAGGAGGTCTTTCAGCCCTTCCGCCGTCTCTCCAACCGGGGGGAACCGGGACTGGGCATAGGCCTTTCCACCGTGAAGCGGCTGGTGGAAGGGTGGGGCGGTCGCGTGTGGGCGGACTCCTCGCCGGGCGAGGGGAGCACCTTCTACTTCACCGTTCCGCTTTGCGATGCCGTGGATGGCGGAGAGGAGTAG
- the mtnN gene encoding 5'-methylthioadenosine/S-adenosylhomocysteine nucleosidase, which yields MIALLFATPKEASIVSPPLPEPVSCDSPRHMRLQRSEFAGEEVIVLTCGVGKVAAAAGTMLLLERYRPWVLLVCGTAGALTPRTGAGDLVLSTALLPGDVGVAHSGGFGNTGPGVYEEGRVAFSPTFTSPHWLLELAADAARAAGLPFHLGPVLTCDQVVLDPELRSHLGEVFQALAVEMEGAAAAQVAMQADVPCMAVRAISDELGHDFVGMEKLLRYRGQSRRNLWEKRFHLSVSDPGVISRAQELLRGRDLALANLGRFLETFLPLLCGRGPEDTDAVSTHADT from the coding sequence ATGATCGCACTGCTTTTCGCCACGCCGAAGGAGGCCTCCATCGTCTCGCCTCCGCTCCCCGAGCCGGTTTCCTGCGACTCCCCGCGACACATGCGGCTGCAGCGGAGCGAGTTCGCGGGCGAGGAGGTAATCGTGCTCACATGCGGCGTGGGCAAGGTGGCGGCCGCCGCGGGGACCATGCTCCTCCTGGAAAGGTACCGGCCGTGGGTCCTGCTGGTCTGCGGCACCGCGGGAGCGCTTACTCCCCGTACCGGGGCCGGCGATCTTGTGCTGTCCACCGCGCTGCTGCCCGGTGACGTGGGAGTGGCGCACTCCGGCGGCTTCGGGAACACGGGCCCGGGAGTCTACGAGGAGGGGCGCGTGGCCTTTTCCCCCACCTTCACCTCCCCGCATTGGCTGCTCGAGCTCGCGGCGGACGCCGCCCGGGCGGCGGGCCTTCCCTTTCACCTGGGTCCGGTCCTCACCTGCGACCAGGTGGTCCTTGACCCGGAACTGCGCTCCCATCTTGGGGAAGTCTTCCAGGCGCTGGCCGTGGAGATGGAGGGAGCCGCAGCCGCCCAGGTGGCCATGCAGGCCGATGTGCCCTGCATGGCCGTCCGCGCCATCAGCGACGAGCTGGGACACGATTTCGTGGGCATGGAAAAGCTCCTCCGCTACCGGGGCCAGTCCCGGCGTAACCTCTGGGAGAAACGTTTCCACCTATCGGTCAGCGACCCCGGGGTCATCTCACGGGCGCAGGAGCTGCTGCGGGGCAGGGACCTGGCGCTGGCCAACCTGGGGCGTTTCCTGGAGACGTTCCTCCCCCTGCTCTGCGGCCGCGGTCCCGAAGACACGGATGCGGTAAGCACGCATGCGGATACATGA
- a CDS encoding response regulator: protein MAEKVLIVDDDATMVNLLATVLEFEGYETRKALSGKEALESINGDPPDVVLLDIMMPGMDGFEVLARLRGDVKTERLPVIMLTARTEDRDIFEGWRRGADEYVTKPFDPRELVQAIRRVLDRSYEERLEERARHVDFLLQLIQKIDDHE, encoded by the coding sequence ATGGCGGAGAAGGTCCTTATCGTAGACGACGACGCGACCATGGTAAACCTCCTCGCCACCGTTCTCGAGTTCGAGGGGTACGAGACTCGCAAGGCTCTTTCCGGAAAGGAAGCCCTGGAAAGCATAAACGGCGACCCCCCCGACGTCGTCCTCCTGGATATCATGATGCCGGGCATGGACGGCTTCGAGGTCCTGGCCAGGCTGCGGGGGGATGTGAAGACGGAGAGGCTTCCCGTGATCATGCTCACGGCGAGGACGGAAGACAGGGACATCTTCGAGGGATGGAGGCGGGGGGCGGACGAGTACGTGACCAAGCCCTTCGATCCGCGTGAGCTGGTTCAGGCCATAAGGAGGGTGCTCGACCGTTCGTACGAGGAGAGGCTGGAGGAGCGGGCGCGTCACGTCGATTTCCTCCTGCAGCTGATACAGAAGATAGACGACCACGAGTGA
- a CDS encoding tRNA 4-thiouridine(8) synthase ThiI, with protein sequence MGESGAGRGGRRALVLLSGGLDSMLAAELLRRCGVEVVGIAFTSPFFGSAKAEKAAAYLGLPLVVRDITGPHLEVVKAPRFGYGRNLNPCIDCHALMVAQALAMLRELEAHFIATGEVLGERPKSQNRRALDLVASASGAGELLLRPLSARLLPETLPEREGWVRREEMLDISGRSRRRQMELAEAWGIREYETPAGGCLLTDPGFSSRLRELLGRVPECDRRDVELIKLGRQVWRGKTLLVLGRRHEENLLLQETALPSDVLCRERDRPGPTALLRTFPRGASPSPGDLAEAARLLGIYGKGKTPLEVADIVVYDGGELPGDDGGGQAAGGA encoded by the coding sequence ATGGGCGAGAGTGGAGCGGGACGCGGCGGCCGCAGGGCCCTGGTGCTTCTTTCCGGGGGACTGGACTCCATGCTCGCCGCGGAGCTGTTGCGGCGTTGCGGCGTCGAGGTGGTCGGCATCGCCTTCACCAGCCCCTTTTTCGGGAGCGCGAAGGCGGAGAAGGCCGCGGCATACCTCGGCCTTCCCCTGGTGGTCAGGGATATCACCGGGCCGCACCTGGAGGTGGTGAAGGCGCCCCGCTTCGGATACGGGAGGAACCTCAACCCCTGCATCGACTGCCACGCCCTCATGGTGGCGCAGGCCCTCGCGATGCTGCGGGAGCTCGAAGCCCACTTCATAGCCACGGGCGAGGTCTTGGGTGAGAGGCCGAAATCGCAGAACCGCAGAGCGCTCGACCTGGTGGCGAGCGCCTCGGGAGCGGGGGAGCTCCTGCTGCGCCCCCTATCGGCGCGCCTCCTTCCCGAGACGCTGCCGGAACGGGAGGGCTGGGTGCGGCGGGAGGAAATGCTGGATATCAGCGGGCGCTCGCGCCGCCGCCAGATGGAGCTGGCCGAGGCCTGGGGGATACGGGAGTACGAGACGCCCGCAGGGGGCTGCCTGCTCACCGACCCCGGCTTCAGCTCCCGCCTCCGGGAGCTCCTGGGCAGGGTCCCGGAGTGCGACCGCCGGGACGTGGAGCTGATCAAGCTGGGTCGGCAGGTGTGGAGAGGGAAGACGTTGCTGGTGCTGGGGCGCAGGCACGAGGAGAACCTGCTCCTGCAGGAGACGGCCCTACCGAGCGACGTCCTGTGCAGGGAAAGGGATAGGCCCGGCCCCACCGCCCTCTTGAGGACCTTCCCGCGCGGGGCTTCCCCCAGTCCCGGCGACCTCGCCGAGGCCGCCCGCCTGCTGGGGATATATGGTAAAGGAAAGACACCCCTCGAGGTCGCCGATATTGTGGTCTACGACGGCGGGGAGCTGCCCGGGGATGACGGTGGCGGGCAGGCGGCGGGAGGCGCCTGA
- a CDS encoding leucine--tRNA ligase, translated as MEERYDFARLEEKWVKRWEESDLYGAVEEPGREKKYVLVMFPYPSGPAHMGHVANYNLGDVLARYLRRCGVNVLHPMGWDGFGLPAENAAIRSGVHPARYTWDNIALLKEGLRRLGYSYDWDRELATCDPEYYRWTQWFFLKFYEKGLAYKALAWANWCPSCRTVLANEQVVSGRCERCDTLVEQKALSQWFFRITEYAERLLADMEQLSGWPENVLAMQRNWIGRSEGCEVVFRLKESGREIPIFTTRPDTLWGVTFFLLAPEHPLVDELTRGTPYEAEVAAFRERLRGVSAIERTSLESEKDGVFIGAHVVNPVNGEEVPVWTANFVLMEYGTGAVMAVPAHDQRDFEFARKYGLPVRVVIQPPGGELHPDEMEEAYVDPGTMVNSGPFEGWDSEEGRVRGVPDLLEEKGWGRRTVNYRLRDWLISRQRYWGVPIPIVYCGRCGTVPVPEEDLPVLLPEDVQFIFEGPSPLERSQEFRNTVCPRCGGAAERETDTMDTFVDSSWYYIRYASPREKERPFDPEAVRYWLPVDQYIGGVEHAIMHLLYSRFFTKVLKDLGLVDFDEPFSNLLCQGMVVLGGAKMSKSKGNVITPEEFIEKYGADTLRLFILFLGPPEADKEWSDAGIEGAHRFLHRVWRLVYRYLDVLTFKTQPVPEDAQVLKRLSHLTHRTIKKVTEDIERFAFNTAIAAIMEFTNGLYREIEESPDAFNTFEGHEAIRSLVLLLAPFAPFIAEELWQELGGEFSVHTQPWPEYDPRLARSERITLVAQVDGKVRDRIEVDADMPSEEMKRVALASMRVQSHLEGRQVTKIIVVPGKLVNIVTG; from the coding sequence ATGGAGGAGAGATACGACTTCGCCCGCCTGGAGGAGAAGTGGGTGAAGCGCTGGGAGGAAAGCGACCTCTACGGCGCCGTGGAGGAGCCGGGAAGGGAGAAGAAGTATGTCCTGGTGATGTTCCCCTACCCCTCCGGTCCGGCGCACATGGGCCACGTGGCCAACTACAACCTCGGCGACGTGCTTGCGCGTTACCTGCGCCGGTGCGGCGTCAACGTCCTTCATCCCATGGGCTGGGACGGTTTCGGGCTTCCCGCGGAGAACGCCGCCATCCGCTCGGGCGTCCATCCCGCCAGGTACACCTGGGACAACATCGCCCTCCTCAAGGAGGGCCTGCGGCGCCTCGGCTATTCCTACGACTGGGACCGCGAGCTGGCCACCTGTGACCCGGAATACTACCGCTGGACGCAGTGGTTTTTCCTGAAGTTCTACGAGAAGGGGTTGGCCTACAAGGCGCTGGCCTGGGCCAACTGGTGCCCGAGCTGCCGCACCGTGCTTGCCAACGAACAGGTGGTATCCGGGCGCTGCGAGCGTTGCGACACCCTGGTGGAGCAGAAGGCCCTCTCGCAGTGGTTCTTCCGCATCACGGAGTACGCGGAGCGGCTCCTGGCCGACATGGAGCAGCTCTCGGGCTGGCCGGAGAACGTGCTCGCCATGCAGCGCAACTGGATCGGGCGTTCCGAGGGATGCGAGGTGGTCTTCCGCCTGAAGGAAAGCGGCCGGGAGATACCCATCTTCACCACCAGGCCCGACACGCTGTGGGGGGTCACCTTCTTTTTGCTGGCGCCGGAGCATCCCCTGGTGGACGAGCTCACGCGGGGGACTCCCTACGAGGCGGAGGTGGCCGCCTTCCGCGAGAGGCTGCGCGGCGTCTCCGCCATCGAGCGCACCTCCCTGGAGAGCGAGAAGGACGGCGTCTTCATCGGGGCGCACGTCGTCAACCCCGTGAACGGGGAGGAGGTGCCCGTGTGGACCGCCAATTTCGTGCTCATGGAATACGGGACGGGAGCGGTGATGGCGGTGCCCGCCCACGACCAGAGGGACTTCGAGTTCGCGCGCAAGTACGGCCTTCCCGTCCGCGTGGTCATCCAGCCTCCGGGAGGGGAGCTGCATCCCGACGAGATGGAGGAGGCCTACGTGGATCCCGGCACCATGGTGAACTCCGGCCCCTTCGAGGGGTGGGACAGCGAGGAAGGCAGGGTGCGCGGGGTGCCCGATCTCCTGGAGGAAAAGGGATGGGGGAGAAGGACCGTGAACTACCGGCTGCGCGACTGGCTCATCTCGCGCCAGCGCTACTGGGGGGTCCCCATCCCCATCGTCTACTGCGGGCGCTGCGGCACGGTCCCCGTGCCCGAGGAGGACCTTCCCGTGCTCCTGCCGGAGGACGTGCAGTTCATCTTCGAGGGCCCCTCTCCACTCGAGCGCTCGCAGGAGTTCAGGAACACCGTCTGTCCTCGCTGCGGGGGAGCCGCGGAGAGGGAGACGGACACCATGGATACCTTTGTCGATTCCTCCTGGTACTATATCCGTTACGCGAGCCCGCGGGAGAAAGAACGGCCCTTCGACCCCGAGGCGGTGCGCTACTGGCTGCCCGTCGACCAGTACATCGGGGGCGTGGAGCACGCCATCATGCACTTGCTCTACTCGCGCTTCTTCACCAAGGTCCTCAAGGACCTGGGGCTGGTGGATTTCGACGAGCCCTTCAGCAACCTGCTGTGCCAGGGCATGGTGGTCCTGGGCGGGGCCAAGATGAGCAAGTCCAAGGGCAACGTGATCACCCCGGAGGAGTTCATCGAGAAGTACGGCGCGGACACCCTGCGGCTCTTCATCCTCTTCCTGGGTCCCCCCGAGGCGGACAAGGAATGGAGCGATGCGGGGATCGAGGGAGCCCATCGCTTCCTGCACCGCGTCTGGAGGCTGGTGTATCGTTACCTTGACGTGCTCACCTTCAAGACGCAGCCCGTCCCGGAGGATGCCCAGGTGCTCAAGCGCCTCTCCCACCTCACCCACCGCACCATCAAGAAGGTCACCGAGGACATAGAGCGCTTCGCCTTCAACACGGCAATAGCCGCCATCATGGAGTTCACCAACGGCCTCTACAGGGAGATAGAGGAATCACCCGACGCCTTCAACACCTTCGAGGGTCACGAGGCCATCCGCTCCCTGGTGCTGCTCCTGGCGCCCTTCGCCCCCTTCATCGCCGAGGAGCTCTGGCAGGAACTGGGAGGGGAGTTCAGCGTGCACACGCAACCGTGGCCGGAGTACGATCCCCGGCTGGCCAGGTCCGAGCGCATCACGCTGGTGGCCCAGGTGGACGGGAAGGTGAGGGACCGCATCGAGGTGGACGCGGACATGCCCAGCGAGGAGATGAAACGCGTCGCCCTGGCCTCCATGCGGGTTCAGAGCCACCTCGAGGGCAGGCAGGTCACCAAGATCATCGTCGTCCCCGGGAAGCTGGTGAACATCGTCACCGGCTGA
- a CDS encoding helix-hairpin-helix domain-containing protein — protein sequence MLEKIADLLDRLSALPHWQLAFIAVLAVGVLAGGFFLLRPAPRPRGELHVAGEEAAAEPRVLTVHVAGAVARPGVVRLQEGARVLDAVEGAGGPLPEADLDALNLAQPVQDGQKISVPRKGENGGSTQGEGGKSSGKVNINTADADELEKLPGIGPTLAERIVSYRENNGGFRSVEDLKKVSGIGEKKFAELRDLVEI from the coding sequence ATGCTGGAGAAGATCGCAGATCTCCTTGACAGGCTGTCCGCGCTGCCCCACTGGCAGCTCGCCTTCATCGCCGTGCTGGCGGTGGGCGTGCTGGCGGGGGGCTTTTTCCTCCTGCGCCCCGCGCCGCGGCCACGTGGCGAGCTGCACGTGGCGGGGGAGGAAGCGGCCGCGGAACCCCGCGTCCTGACCGTGCACGTGGCGGGGGCAGTGGCACGGCCGGGCGTGGTGCGGCTGCAGGAAGGGGCCCGGGTGCTGGATGCCGTGGAGGGGGCGGGAGGGCCGCTCCCGGAAGCCGACCTCGACGCGCTGAACCTCGCCCAACCGGTGCAGGACGGCCAGAAGATAAGCGTTCCCCGCAAGGGAGAGAACGGGGGGTCGACCCAGGGCGAGGGAGGCAAGTCGAGCGGCAAGGTGAACATCAACACGGCGGACGCGGACGAGCTGGAAAAACTTCCCGGCATCGGCCCGACCCTGGCGGAGCGCATAGTCTCCTACCGCGAGAACAACGGCGGTTTCAGGAGCGTCGAGGACTTGAAGAAGGTATCGGGCATCGGCGAAAAGAAATTCGCCGAGCTCAGGGACCTGGTGGAGATCTAG
- a CDS encoding ComEC/Rec2 family competence protein produces MRGTCTPRELFYRARLLVLASALILGGAVGNAGGIDFIWILLPSVIMLLLAAVARLHGKTLCFLLLALLLVHVGVAVGFRDRSRLDGRRGKSGYVTLTGHVEVGNRGSSSGEVMVLRVEESGESALAREGERYLFHLPDQGAEAPRWGDVVEAHGYLRIFDTVSGGISGTLWAQSVERRGTRASLLLRAALAFRGRVGEVTVSLPEGEAALARGMVLGDYHGLGSRDLLSLRASGLIHVCAASGLHVGMLVAGLLWAWRKLSASRRGAFFLTLPLLLTYALATGLSVPVLRASLLALTAGASFLLGRDYDSLSAMGSAALVLFLRDSNIATSTSFQLSFAAALGVVLLFRPLGGLVASGGSPLAAVLATTLAAQLAVAPVLLHSFGEVSLLAPLSNLLVLPLLPLLMGASLLGTLFSWLWMPLARLLMLAAYPVARWTLLVARVVAGQRWAMVRLFSFNAAWMLLYYPALLAAFLAEGKIRRRGRVLLVALVSLALFAGLHLHLPLHAAAGGASITFFDVGQGDSALIQAESGATVLVDGGKDEWRLEQELRERDIRYLDVIAVSHPEADHAGGLGAAFKVCGVGLVLHPPLADGEAAEAGFLARAEEMGVPTRPMSEGMVLELAEVRLEAMAPPSPPDAEIPLNDRSLVLKVSLPGLEAVMPGDVEEAGEENLMRGNPPGSLSCDLLKVPHHGGYAETGEEFFRLLRPSVAVISVGADNPYGHPASGTLQALRRLGCDVYRTDERGDIVIRVDGEGRGYWVECERGP; encoded by the coding sequence ATGCGGGGGACGTGCACGCCTCGGGAACTTTTCTACCGCGCCAGGCTCCTGGTGCTCGCCTCCGCGCTCATACTGGGGGGAGCGGTGGGCAATGCGGGCGGCATTGACTTCATCTGGATATTATTACCATCCGTTATTATGCTCCTCCTGGCCGCGGTGGCGCGGCTGCATGGCAAGACCCTTTGTTTCCTCCTCCTCGCGCTCCTCCTGGTGCACGTGGGGGTGGCGGTAGGGTTCCGCGACCGCTCGAGGCTGGACGGCAGGCGCGGGAAATCGGGTTACGTCACCCTGACCGGGCACGTTGAGGTGGGCAATCGTGGTTCCTCCAGCGGAGAGGTCATGGTGCTGCGGGTGGAGGAAAGCGGGGAAAGCGCCCTCGCCCGCGAGGGGGAGCGCTACCTCTTTCACCTCCCGGATCAGGGTGCGGAGGCGCCGCGCTGGGGAGACGTGGTGGAGGCGCATGGCTACCTGAGGATCTTCGACACCGTCAGTGGAGGGATATCGGGGACCCTTTGGGCGCAGTCGGTGGAGCGCAGGGGAACGCGTGCGAGCCTACTCCTGCGCGCGGCCCTGGCCTTCCGGGGGCGGGTGGGGGAGGTAACGGTCTCCCTCCCGGAGGGGGAAGCCGCCCTGGCAAGGGGCATGGTGCTCGGGGACTACCACGGCCTCGGCTCGCGCGACCTCCTTTCCCTGCGCGCCTCGGGACTCATCCACGTCTGCGCCGCATCGGGCCTGCACGTGGGCATGCTGGTGGCGGGGCTTCTGTGGGCATGGAGGAAGCTCTCCGCCTCAAGGAGGGGCGCCTTCTTCCTTACCCTGCCCCTGCTACTGACCTATGCCCTGGCCACCGGCTTGTCCGTCCCCGTGTTGCGGGCTTCGCTTCTGGCACTCACGGCGGGGGCATCTTTTCTGCTGGGACGGGATTACGATTCTCTCTCCGCCATGGGGTCGGCCGCGCTTGTGCTTTTCCTGCGGGACTCCAACATCGCGACCTCCACCAGTTTCCAGCTCTCCTTCGCGGCCGCCCTGGGCGTGGTGCTTCTCTTCCGGCCCCTTGGAGGCTTGGTGGCATCGGGCGGATCCCCGCTTGCGGCGGTGTTGGCCACTACCCTGGCCGCGCAGCTCGCGGTGGCGCCGGTGTTGCTCCACTCCTTCGGTGAGGTGTCCCTCCTGGCCCCCTTGAGCAACCTCCTGGTGCTCCCCCTCCTCCCCCTCCTCATGGGCGCCTCGCTGCTCGGGACGCTGTTCTCCTGGTTATGGATGCCCCTGGCCCGCCTGTTGATGCTGGCGGCTTACCCCGTTGCCAGGTGGACCCTGCTGGTGGCGCGGGTCGTCGCCGGGCAGCGCTGGGCCATGGTGCGCCTGTTTTCCTTCAACGCGGCCTGGATGCTCCTCTATTATCCAGCGCTTCTCGCGGCTTTCCTGGCGGAGGGAAAGATCAGGCGTCGGGGACGGGTCCTGCTGGTGGCGCTGGTCTCGCTCGCCCTGTTCGCGGGGCTGCACCTGCATTTGCCCCTGCACGCCGCGGCCGGCGGCGCCAGCATAACCTTTTTCGACGTGGGACAGGGGGATTCCGCCCTGATCCAGGCGGAGTCGGGCGCCACCGTGCTGGTGGACGGTGGGAAGGACGAGTGGAGGCTGGAGCAGGAGTTGCGCGAGAGGGACATAAGGTACCTTGACGTCATCGCCGTGAGCCACCCGGAGGCCGATCACGCGGGCGGGCTGGGCGCGGCGTTCAAGGTGTGCGGCGTGGGTCTGGTCCTGCACCCGCCCCTCGCGGATGGCGAGGCGGCGGAGGCGGGATTCCTTGCCCGGGCGGAGGAGATGGGGGTGCCCACGCGCCCCATGTCGGAGGGCATGGTCCTCGAGCTGGCGGAGGTGAGGCTGGAGGCCATGGCACCGCCCTCTCCCCCGGACGCGGAAATTCCCCTCAACGACCGCTCGCTGGTGTTGAAGGTATCCCTTCCGGGACTGGAGGCGGTGATGCCCGGCGACGTGGAGGAGGCGGGAGAGGAGAACCTCATGCGCGGGAACCCTCCCGGGAGCTTATCCTGCGACCTGCTCAAGGTGCCGCATCACGGGGGCTACGCGGAGACGGGTGAGGAGTTCTTCCGCCTGCTGCGCCCCTCCGTTGCCGTCATCAGCGTGGGAGCCGACAACCCCTACGGCCATCCCGCCTCCGGGACGCTGCAGGCCCTGCGCCGCCTGGGGTGCGACGTTTATCGCACCGATGAGCGCGGTGATATAGTTATTCGTGTGGATGGGGAAGGAAGGGGATACTGGGTGGAGTGCGAGAGGGGACCCTGA
- the holA gene encoding DNA polymerase III subunit delta has protein sequence MDKGKALLIYGDQALLVEEELKKVLARIGKEVDPEFNLDFFRAGEDRLEEALRAAETLPFASGWRYVVVKEAQRLTPAEIKSLVRYLEDPPESATLILVGVGLKDGSSLVKEVGKRGRVRKASLSRREIPLWIKGRFEERGLRVNGRALSYLLESLGEDLMAIEAAVEKISLFHEGRGMVELDEVVSLVSPSAERTVYELVDRVAVGDADQALKILRRLLQQGERAGNVLYALEAHFLRLLLYRALREEGRTDQEIASRMDLTGSRQWVIERKLRPQSATFDEERLREALTLLIEAEYDMKTGRLGEQDVLLRVTASLCGIPASRRGG, from the coding sequence ATGGATAAGGGGAAGGCCCTGCTCATCTACGGCGACCAGGCCCTGCTGGTGGAGGAGGAGCTGAAGAAGGTACTCGCGCGCATCGGCAAGGAGGTAGACCCCGAGTTCAACCTCGATTTCTTCCGGGCCGGCGAGGACAGGCTCGAGGAAGCACTGCGCGCCGCCGAGACCCTGCCCTTCGCTTCCGGCTGGAGGTACGTGGTGGTGAAGGAGGCACAGAGGTTGACTCCCGCGGAGATCAAGAGCCTGGTCCGCTACCTCGAGGATCCACCCGAGAGCGCGACGCTCATCCTCGTGGGCGTGGGATTGAAAGACGGTTCCTCCCTGGTGAAAGAGGTGGGAAAGCGGGGCAGGGTGAGGAAGGCCTCCCTCTCGCGCAGGGAGATCCCCCTCTGGATCAAGGGCCGCTTCGAGGAGAGGGGATTGCGCGTGAACGGCAGGGCCCTTTCCTACCTGCTGGAATCGCTGGGGGAGGACCTGATGGCCATAGAGGCCGCGGTGGAGAAGATATCCCTGTTTCACGAGGGTCGCGGCATGGTGGAGCTGGACGAGGTGGTGTCCCTGGTCTCGCCCTCGGCGGAGAGGACCGTTTACGAGCTTGTGGACAGGGTGGCGGTGGGGGATGCCGACCAGGCCTTGAAGATCCTGCGCCGCCTACTGCAGCAGGGGGAGAGGGCGGGGAACGTGCTTTACGCCCTGGAAGCCCATTTCCTGCGCCTGTTGCTCTACAGGGCCCTGCGGGAGGAGGGACGCACAGACCAGGAGATAGCCTCACGAATGGACCTCACGGGCAGTCGCCAGTGGGTGATCGAAAGGAAACTACGCCCGCAGTCCGCCACCTTCGACGAGGAGCGTTTGCGCGAGGCGCTCACGCTGCTCATCGAGGCGGAGTACGACATGAAGACGGGCCGCCTGGGGGAGCAGGACGTCCTCCTGCGGGTCACCGCCTCGCTGTGCGGCATCCCCGCTTCCCGGCGCGGGGGCTGA